In Sorghum bicolor cultivar BTx623 chromosome 8, Sorghum_bicolor_NCBIv3, whole genome shotgun sequence, one genomic interval encodes:
- the LOC8067231 gene encoding putative disease resistance RPP13-like protein 3: MDAGALASASTGVMNSLLAKLSAMVEAEYELLGGTKSDIAFLRNELSSMNALLQKLAAAEKLDVQVQVWRDNIRELSYDIEDCIDMFMLMQKKLNHGDSHSTDTSIKGKTGNFVKMIIGKVKKLWSGFQMANQIHELKARVVEESERRLRYKYDESISVAGKVEIDPRLPALYVEAEKLVGIDGPMQNLMDWLMKDGSTQQQLRMVSIVGFGGLGKTTLANQVYGKIKSRFDCTAFVPVSRSPIIKKILRDLLTELGSSKSHSSSDDDDERQLINEVRAYLQDKRYLIVVDDIWSTVAWEFMKSALPENKLCSRIITTTRHSDVARSCCSSYEGYIHNIQPLSDQDSSMLFYNRVFQRQSSCPPHLEEVSLSIIKRCHGLPLAINTVASLLANRSNDIDQWEQVRDSMVSGLHSQLVRDILMLSYYDLPHHLKSCFLYLCIFPEDCKIAREKLIWRWIAEGFITNEFGQTLDQTGENYFNDLINRSLIQPIDIMYNGMARACRLHDTVLDLIISLSTEQNFVTVVEGEVFKCPANKIRRLSLLSSFLENDVLQEIMNKCSQVRSLIRFHVAHKEAPHLPIFHSLRVLVLRCTCANLGINNHHIKSIGSSLQLKYLEIGCPSITELPENIGDLQYLQTLDIHGSKIDRLPPTIGNLKNLVRLLVDFNIELPDEIGNLQSLRMLSHAYSHGSVKFLEQLRRLTNLRVLHIRLHGSNELGDHCKWKYQEALELSLTVLGKHGLQSLEIDTNAYSTSRVMDLLWCNATSLRKLCNQSYLSSNIPQGMQCLVNLAHLDIRVTRIKHEDLCILGAIPTLLYAMLTSLEAPAERLTIGRQQFCCLKEFIFRSYGEGGLRMVAEQKAMPRLGSLRLHFRAKETESKTGFEFNFVHLANLEHITATIDCYMATRSRVEAAEATIRNTASIHPGHPTLQIERFREYSMVEGEDRREMVLEVEDSTTYDKGVQQKQSRKRKCCEGVLPY, from the exons ATGGATGCTGGGGCTCTAGCGAGTGCTTCAACAGGGGTGATGAACTCCCTGCTCGCCAAGCTCTCTGCAATGGTTGAGGCGGAGTATGAGCTCCTTGGAGGCACCAAGTCCGACATCGCTTTCCTGAGGAACGAGCTCAGCAGCATGAACGCCCTGCTTCAGAAGCTGGCAGCAGCGGAGAAACTTGACGTGCAGGTACAGGTTTGGAGGGACAACATACGGGAACTAAGCTATGACATCGAAGATTGCATCGACATGTTTATGCTGATGCAGAAGAAGCTTAACCACGGTGACAGTCACAGTACTGACACCAGCATCAAGGGCAAGACAGGTAATTTTGTTAAGATGATAATTGGTAAGGTTAAAAAGCTATGGTCAGGCTTCCAGATGGCTAACCAGATTCACGAGCTCAAGGCTCGTGTGGTTGAGGAGAGTGAGCGTCGCTTGAGGTACAAGTACGACGAATCCATCTCTGTCGCGGGCAAAGTGGAGATTGATCCACGATTGCCAGCGCTGTATGTGGaagcagagaaacttgttgGTATCGACGGTCCTATGCAGAATCTCATGGATTGGTTGATGAAAGACGGCTCGACACAACAACAGCTTAGAATGGTGTCTATCGTGGGTTTTGGAGGCCTCGGCAAAACAACTCTCGCGAACCAAGTGTATGGCAAAATCAAGAGTCGATTTGATTGTACAGCTTTTGTACCAGTTTCGCGAAGTCCCATCATAAAGAAGATACTCCGTGATCTGCTTACAGAACTGGGTAGTAGTAAGAGTCATTCATCATcagacgacgacgatgagcggCAACTCATAAATGAGGTCAGAGCATACCTACAAGATAAAAG GTACTTAATCGTTGTTGATGATATCTGGAGCACAGTTGCATGGGAATTTATGAAGTCTGCTTTACCTGAGAATAAATTGTGCAGTAGAATAATTACTACTACAAGACATTCTGATGTAGCCAGATCATGCTGCTCAAGTTATGAAGGATATATTCACAACATTCAGCCTCTGAGTGACCAGGACTCCTCAATGCTGTTTTATAACAGAGTTTTTCAAAGGCAGTCCTCCTGCCCGCCTCATCTGGAAGAAGTCTCTCTgtcaataataaaaagatgtcaTGGTCTGCCACTAGCTATAAATACAGTAGCTAGTTTGTTAGCTAACAGATCAAATGATATAGACCAATGGGAGCAAGTTCGAGATTCTATGGTTtctggacttcattcacaactAGTTCGAGATATACTCATGCTTAGCTACTATGATCTTCCACATCATCTGAAGTCCTGCTTCTTATATCTTTGTATATTTCCTGAAGACTGTAAGATTGCAAGAGAAAAGCTAATATGGAGATGGATAGCTGAGGGGTTCATCACAAATGAATTTGGACAAACACTGGATCAAACAGGAGAGAACTACTTTAATGATCTTATCAACAGAAGCTTGATTCAACCTATTGATATAATGTATAATGGGATGGCTAGAGCCTGCCGACTCCATGATACGGTGCTTGATCTTATCATTTCACTTTCCACAGAGCAGAACTTTGTCACAGTGGTAGAGGGGGAGGTGTTTAAATGTCCCGCTAACAAGATTCGCCGGCTCTCTCTCCTATCCAGCTTTCTGGAAAATGATGTACTGCAGGAGATTATGAACAAGTGCTCACAGGTACGCTCGCTGATTAGGTTCCACGTGGCACATAAAGAAGCCCCTCATCTGCCAATATTTCATTCTTTAAGAGTATTGGTTCTACGATGTACTTGTGCCAACCTTGGTATTAATAACCACCACATTAAAAGTATCGGGAGCTCTTTGCAATTGAAGTACCTGGAAATAGGTTGTCCTAGTATTACTGAGCTTCCAGAGAACATTGGAGACCTGCAGTATTTACAGACACTGGACATACATGGCAGCAAAATTGACAGATTACCCCCAACCATAGGCAATTTGAAAAATCTGGTGCGTCTACTAGTTGATTTCAACATAGAACTGCCAGATGAGATTGGCAATCTGCAATCGTTACGGATGCTGTCACATGCTTATTCGCATGGctctgtgaaatttttggagcagcTCAGGCGCTTGACTAATTTAAGAGTCCTTCACATAAGACTGCATGGCAGCAATGAACTCGGTGACCATTGCAAGTGGAAGTATCAAGAAGCTTTGGAGTTATCTCTCACTGTACTGGGTAAACACGGTCTTCAGTCACTCGAGATTGACACTAATGCTTACTCAACAAGTAGAGTGATGGATCTATTGTGGTGCAATGCTACATCTCTGCGGAAGCTGTGCAACCAGAGTTATCTTAGTAGCAACATTCCACAAGGAATGCAGTGTCTAGTAAATCTTGCCCATCTTGACATCCGTGTCACCCGCATCAAACATGAAGATCTCTGCATCCTTGGCGCCATTCCAACTCTGCTCTATGCCATGTTGACCTCACTGGAAGCACCGGCTGAAAGGCTTACTATCGGCCGCCAGCAGTTCTGTTGCCTTAAGGAGTTCATTTTCAGGTCCTATGGGGAAGGTGGGCTGAGGATGGTGGCTGAACAGAAAGCTATGCCGAGGCTTGGAAGTTTACGGCTTCATTTTAGAGCAAAGGAAACAGAATCCAAGACAGGTTTTGAGTTCAACTTTGTGCACCTTGCAAACCTGGAGCATATCACCGCCACAATCGACTGTTACATGGCCACAAGAAGCAGAGTAGAGGCTGCAGAAGCTACAATCAGGAACACAGCCAGCATCCATCCGGGACATCCTACACTACAAATCGAGAGATTTAGGGAGTATAGTATGGTGGAGGGTGAGGACAGGAGGGAAATGGTTCTGGAGGTGGAAGACAGTACAACATACGACAAAGGGGTTCAgcaaaagcaatcaagaaaacgCAAGTGTTGCGAGGGCGTACTGCCATACTAG